From the Deltaproteobacteria bacterium genome, the window TTTACTTCTCAATATGATGTCCCAGCCGGCAGTTTTTAATCTTTTGGAGAATAACGTCTCTTCTGAAAGGCTTCTTTATGTAATCGTCACAGCCTGCCTGTATGGAGGTAATCACCGTGTCTTTGTCTGAATAGCCAGACACCATGATTATTTTGGCCTTTTTGTCGTCGGGAATATTCTTTTTCCTCTCCATATCCCGGATTGTGTAAAGTACTTCAGTCCCTTCCATATCGGGCATAGATATATCTAG encodes:
- a CDS encoding response regulator, which encodes MKILVVDDDYVVRKKLSTIMESVGKCESVETGEAAVEAFRRAWENWAPFDLIMLDISMPDMEGTEVLYTIRDMERKKNIPDDKKAKIIMVSGYSDKDTVITSIQAGCDDYIKKPFRRDVILQKIKNCRLGHHIEK